From Bacteroidota bacterium:
AAATAAATACATCCAACGACCTTCCTTTAAAATAATCATCTTCACCCCAAATGGCATTGAGTATCTCATCTCTTTTAACAATCCGATTCTGGTTATTATGAAATAATTGTAAGAGTTCTGCTTCCTTTTGCGTCATTCGAATCGATATCTGTGAATGACTTAGTTCAAGAGTAGCTGGACTAAAATTATAGTTTCCGATAGAAAAATCCTTTAATTTATTTTGATCATGTTTATAAACTTTGCTTCTTTTAAGGAATATTTCAATTTTCAGGATTAATTCCTCTATGCTATAAGGTTTTGTTATGTAATCATCTCCTCCAATAGTTAAACCTTCAATTTTATCTTCTTTCAGCGATTTTGCCGTTAAAAAGATAATGGGAATATTCACATTTATTTG
This genomic window contains:
- a CDS encoding response regulator transcription factor — protein: MTNKVKILYVEDDAYLRYVTRDNLEIKGYQVIISQDGEEAWEAFQNSKPDLCILDVMLPKLDGFSLAKLIRQINVNIPIIFLTAKSLKEDKIEGLTIGGDDYITKPYSIEELILKIEIFLKRSKVYKHDQNKLKDFSIGNYNFSPATLELSHSQISIRMTQKEAELLQLFHNNQNRIVKRDEILNAIWGEDDYFKGRSLDVFISRLRKYLSKDSKICIENIHGIGFRLILQNADTTLK